GAAATGCGTATAAAAGTGGGCAGAAATTGAAGTCAAGAACGATTTTCTGATTTCTGACTTGGACAATTGCACATGGTGGTATCATTTAATTTAAGTGGGTGTTTAGGGTACATGAGCAATTTAATGTGTGATATGATGTGGTATCACTGTGAGACACTAATCATAGGATTCCCTTAAACTGGGATGACAGCAACAAGGGACAGATATATGGTCACTCTACAATGATTCTGTGGGGTTGAAAAGTTAGAGGGGCAAAAAGGATGAATGAAAACATCAGATGGTTAGTATGGAGTGGAATTTTAAGCAGCTCAGGTTATAGATTTCAGAGCATCGCCTTGCTATTTAATACATTTGCAGGTGCATATGGGTGAGGAAGCCAACCTAAACATTCTCTTTCAATGTGGTGAGTTTCTTTCCTCCCCAGGGAGATTAATGAACTAGTTTTACTGGACAGTGAATACAAAATGTTCTTCTGATTCGCCTCATTAAATTTCACTTTGTTTTGTGTTAGTTTGTATTCTATTATATCCTGAAActcttttcttctcactctcatgcttctctccctctcactccTTCTAATTTTTTCCCCACTCTCTCTCTGTTATATAATagcttaaatgtatatttaagaaatacataaatctttatttaatagaaattcatttcAGATATACTGTTATATCTGATTGGTGTTTTATATGTAGataagacacaaaataaaatattttcaggaaaCTATTTGCatgcagttttcttatttatctctATTCAAAACACTAGGAAATAGTTTCCATTGctatttccttaattatttgaGCCAATATACACCAATGCCTAGGCAAGGTgatttgcattatatatatatgtatatagacacCCACATTACACATTGATTACTTTAAAAACTAATGAtttcattccatttatatttagGTCAACTTAGTGTTTGACTTTTACTTCtcaaataaaattccattgtagTTGAGTGAATAACCAGTAagaacaacaattttttttttttaaatcagttggTCACCAATCCAATAACTCTgatatttgaagtttttaaaatagagcTATAATTATTATACCAGGTAGGTCATTCATATCACAGGTTTATgtaatgttaaaaaaacaaaaatgctattctcatatagtataaaatataagtatGCAGTCAGACTTAATTTTCTCTAGTGGttcatttcaaatactttttgatataaatattttcagacagaAGTGATTTGGCGATATTTTTTGTCTGGCACTTGTCTTGTAGTccaaaatttaatataaagaaataatgtagGAGCAAATAAATAACTGCTTAACATATGAATACTTATTCATATCAATATTAATGAACAATTGACCTCtagataaatcaaaatttaaagaaacatgcTGTATGCTTTCTCTGTGTAATGTAAGATCCTGtagataaatgaaaaagtaatttttagttGAACTAAGTCTGTTAATGGTCATGTAGTAGATTTTAAGAACCTTCCTAAATATGAAATGACCAACAGGATTTGAGTGTAGTGCAGTCAATGAGTGAAGGGCACAACAGGAGACTGGGATGTGGCTGTGTCTGTAGCTGGTAAATGATATCACAGCAGGTGTGAATTCAATGGAACATGTGCACAGTAACCAGGTAGGATCAGCTGGATTCACTAATGGGATTATACATATTAAGTCTGAAGTAGTTCCTCTGAAAAAATTATGCAATTTGTCTATTTATACAAATTAGTAGGATTAATTGGCTAAATAATTTAGGGAAGCCTAAGTGAAGACATTTTTAGATATGATAAGAAGTCTCACAACACATCGGCCTCCCCCACAAATATCTGATCAAATACAGTTACCACTTGAAAGAAATGTGATGTGtctgaaaaaaataactatagtcTATTCCTTTCTTTGTATTCAACTTTCTTGTATGAAGGGATCTACATGATTGATACTTGTGTCATTCTGTATTTCCTTCTCCGTAAACACAATCTGGGTTTTCTCAAATTTAAGTGGGTGTTTTAAATTCACATAGTTTATGTGGAGAATAATGCACATGGTCAAATTTCAAACTGGATTTATTGATTGCTTCTTCCAAATGAGAAAACTTTACATCCACAAACACGTAGACAGATGTtttgaaatgtaataaaaatttcctaaaaaCCACAGGTCCATCACCTATTGAAAAATGTAAGGCTTAAAACTATGTGGATGGCATATTATCTGATTAGCCTCCAAGCTCTTAGAACAGAGATGGGTGTAAAGTGTATGTTACATTTTCCTCCAACATTTAGCATTATTAACAAGCTATATTTAGAGCTAGTAGGTGCAAACGGGCTTTACCTTGAGAAAGAGTTGTATATACATGGAAGAGGctatatatgatatgtgacaTGTTTTCTCCATCTTAAAACATGGAATTAAGATGCTCATTACTTGAACATATGTCTTTGCATTCAAGTGTAGATTTCACTGAGAATCCAGATGTTTCTGGATGGCATAGAAAATACCCTTTCATTAATTATTCCTGCCTCACGGAGAATATTTCAGATCTCTGATTGATGAGTTAGGCAAAAAGTCATCAAAAAGGTTGTAGAAATTTCAGGTGCCTCGGGGAAGTGGACAGAAGGTGTTAGAAGTAACATGGTGAGGgagataagaaataaattaggGATTGCTTCCAATACCTGAAGAGAAAATACAGATATTAGTAGACAATATAAACTCTATAACTATATAAAGGCAAGTAAGAAATGGAGAGAATGAAGAATTGATGCATAGTTGAAAATATCTGGACATCAGAGGTCAAGAAAATAAGTGAATCATTCTTGTAACAAGCAACTGAAATCTATAGTGGACCAGGGAGTCTGCTAAGAATTGAAGATTCAGTAGCAAATGGACATGGGATGACTATAATaggtaaattattaattaaaaaagcaaaaaacagaagGATGATAGGATTCTAGAGACTAGGGAAATGTTAACACCTTTGGATACAGATATAGTGAATTTAAGTTGCCAGTACTATTGATTGATTTTGGAAATTTGTTTATGAATAGGTTATGGGAAGCCCTACTTTAACCTGAATCTTTGTCTCTCATCAAATGTTATGGAGATATGGGGCCAAAACAGTGaagaataattacataaaaatctgGAAATCTTGTTTAggatctgaaattttaaaattcttgaaagTATAGCAAGCCACTGTTAATATTCAAGGGcaggacctgtagtcccagctactcgggaggctgaggcaggaggattacttgagcctaggattttgaggttgctgtgagctatgctgatatCATGGCACTCACCTTAgcttagcccaggcaacaaaaggagactctgtctcaaaaaaacaaaataataataataataataaaaatcatcaaTATGCCATCAGTGGCATGACTAGTACATTAGTTCTACAAAAGTGAAAATCTAAGctctgtttgtttttgcttttttattggtATAAATTCAAAGAGTACAAGTgctgttttgttacatggatatattgcatggTGGTGAAAtatgggcttttagtgtgcccatcacctgaataatgcaCATTGTCTGCATTAAGTAATTCCTCATCCCTCACCTCTCACACCCTGCCTcccttcagagtctccagtgtctattattccactcctCACATCCATGTGTATACATTATTTAGCATCCACTGATAAGTGAGACCAtttggtatttgactttctgtttgcgagttatttcacttaagataatggtctcagTTCCACtcatgttgctgcaaaatatatgatttctgagatcattttattcaaatttaagaATAGTCATTCAtaagatggaaaataattttttacatttttcgtTTTTTTTGATAATcgtaccatttattgaaaggcAGAAACTTGATTCAAGTACtcataaattttaccatttatattttaatatgtgcaGGCATGTTGTATTCATTTAGTTATTTACCTCGAGGGAAGTATACATACAGAAGATCTACAAATAActataatgtaaacatttaagtAACCATTCTCCAAATATAAACACTAATATTAACACCTACAATACCCCACATATAGAACTAATAAATTATGATTCAACTTCTATAAGttaggaaaacaagaaaagtataatatattcTAGATGATGCATTGTAGATGGTgacaaaatagatattttattttttatatttaagatatagaTGATGTTTCAGATTATAAACCTATATTGTTttttatcataatattttattgcttattaTTTTGGAAAGCCTTGGTatcatacatttcattttatataagttaAATGTAATTGAACAGTGCATTAGGGAGAAAATTAAGTTCCATGCTCTATTGATTTCATGCatgtattcaacaaacattactGAGCATGTGCTATGTACTAGCCACTCTCCTAGGCCATTGACTTATACCAGTGAACAGAACAAAGATCTCCCATTGTGAAGTTAAAATTCTGGTGGAGAGTGACAATGAATAACAAATATAAcgatatgtttattatttaacatCCTAGAAGGTGAAAAGTCatatgcaaataaagaaaaatgaaatagagtaAGGAGGACCAGGAAAGTTGGGGTTCAAGTGGGAGCATTAAGATTTTTAGAAGTATGTGTAGGAATAGGCACACCCttgaaggtgacatttgagaacAGACTGGACTTGAGTAGAGTACATGGAAGTCATTAAGATTTGGGGACTTCACATGGAGCCAAAGGCCCCTCAATATAATGAATATGAATATCATTTGttgattaaaacaaataaatgcccATCTTGTAAAGACACACCCACTCTAAAAAGAGACTAAGAGTCTTTCGAAGTCAATTACAAAATATGCGTCACTAACTCTCATTTTATCATGCAGATACatgtaaatgaaattgatatttttcttctttttctgtttattaacatttctttattaattctttttaggTAAAAAAGGAGAATCCATGATGGGACATAAGAATCAAACTTCCAGCAGTGATTTCACCCTTTTGGGATTGTTCTCTTCTTCCCAAACAAGTCTGGTCTCCTTCTTgtttatatttgtcatttttgttgtgGCTGTAGCAGAAAACACACTCATGATCCTCCTTATCCGCAGTGACTCTCGACTCCATACTTCAATGTACTTCCTGCTCAGCCATCTCTCCACTATGGATATCTTACATATTTCCAACATTGTTCCCAAAATGCTTGCTAACTATCTGTTGGGTAGCAGAACTATTTCATTCACAGGTTGTGGATTCCAGGTATTTCTGTCGCTCACCCTCCTGGGTGGCGAGTGCCTCCTCCTGGCTGCGATGTCCTGTGATCGCTATGTAGCCATCTGCCACCCACTGCGCTATGCGATCCTCATGGACGACTCTGTCAGCGTTGTCATGGCTGGAGGGTCCTGGCTTGTTGGGACCCTCAACTCCATAGTTCACACGGCTTACGTGCTCCACTTTCCCTTCTGTGGCTCTAGGACCATCGATCACTTTTTCTGTGAAGTCCCTGCCATGCTGAAATTGTCCTGTGTAGATACATCGGGCTACGAACGAGGAGTTTATGTAAGTAGCATCATTTTCCTGCTGATCCCTTTATCCCTGATCTCTGCTTCTTATGTCCAGATCCTCCTTACTGTCCTCCAAATGAAATCATCAGAGGCacggaaaaagtcattttccacttgttCCTTCCACATGATTGTGGTCATAATGTACTATGGgccatttatttttacatatatgagaCCTAAAACACACCACACTCCAGGCCAGGACAAGTTCCTGGCAATATTCTATACGATCCTCACACCCACACTCAACCCTGTAATCTACAGCTTTAGGAATAAAGATGTTCTGGGGGCAATGAAAAATATGATCAAAAGTAACATTCtgcataaaaaaatgaataggaaaaatgCCTGAATTGTGTGTTCTATTTCTATATTCAATACCTAGAAGATGTTTATTATTGGTTTTTCCAGGAAGCTAATCAAAATTTCTACCTTGCCACACATGTGGAAAGATATGactattttgaaaactttgtTAATAATAAAGTCAtcacatgttgattttgtaaacACATACctctaaaaatgtattattcGTTCTGTGGTACCAATTACAATCAGCCAACACACTTTAGGAGGTAAAGATGACCCAGGGCTTCCTACTCCATCCCACTAAGATTGTAAGAATTtataggaatatttaaaaaaatacaatcacaTACCCATTATATAAGAAACCTGAATCCATATGATGTCTATATTTCTATAAAgtcttataaaattatattggtaacattcatttatcaaaaatccataatcttaaaatatttattactcttTGGCTTGTTTTGACACATTTGTTTAGCAAAATAAGTAAGTATACAcagatgtatgtgtatatatatatatatatatacactgtgCTAAAGTTGAGTTATACTATGCTAGAAGCAATCATACAATATTAGATAAGAATGTCATAAAAATTGTCTTctttcatatatacatgtatatacatacacatagaagaaaatatttctattgagaatgcaattaaataattttattaatagtaaaaactAGAATACCACATTTTAATGAGTTGAACAttgaagttaattttattatagcatattacgtattttacattaaataaatatcattaaatacttaaacataaaTATGAAGATATCATAGGAAGATTTTTCATGGGTGAAAAGTCATTACTTTGTGTTTCacaattggaaattttaaaacaataacagaTGTTAACAAAGTTTTGGTAAATTTGAATTCATTACATACTGTAGGTGGACATGAAATGTggtacacaaattaaaaaaaaacattttataaagaacCTTGAATAGCTTATTAAATTatctaataataatgatacttcTTAATATCAATGATTTAAACACAAAGTAAGTGATGCTATGTTAATAAAAGCTTTCTTTCCTCACAGTTGTGATTTTCTTACTTGCTTATATTCCTGTAATATTCTTCTGTAATCTGGCATGCTAGAGTTTCTGTAGAGACTATGGAGAAAATTTACTGACATAACAATATATGTAAAGATATTGCTAGGAGAAATTCAGAATTGACTGGAAATGCTAATGTTACTCTTAGATGCAtcatttacatacattaaaatatgCCTGTACAACTCATAATAATTCCTAATGGGGACACAGGAGCATCATAAAATCAGTGAGTAGTGAAAGTCTGGATattaaagcattattattataagCAAGAAAAAGTCATTACCCGGCTGAACAGATTTGAGGACAATATGGACATTTAGAGGTCaaaatttagagattttttaatttctagattaatatacaaaaataaaaatactatgtgGTAGGGATAAAACCGTGTATTCTTATAATGTCTGCATATTTATGAAACTtggtaaaattatatttcaaaccCTGTAATCAATCACTTATCAAAAATTCACAAACTCCACTTGTAATCAGCATTATTCACTGAATGGTTGGTTTTGACACCTTTGTTTTCTCAAGTGAAAGATAAGCATACATAATATATAGGAATACACCTaaagtatttaacaaaatatgaagATACTATAGCAAGCTTTAGTGGGCAAAAGTCCCTACTTTGTCTTCTACAGTTGTagatataaaacaataacaataattgtTATCAAAGTTTTGGGTTGAATTTGACATCATAATATAACTTAGGTATACTTGTTATTAGCAGTATTAATTATAACACTAAATAATCAATAATTAAGTgtaatatgtttatgtatatacaaCATGAATTTTAAGACTTAAAAGACAATCTACTTAAATAAGCAGGCTTCTTTTagattatgaattttaaatatacatatatagcaataaaaatttgaacagaataatttatgatattaaataatgagaattgggggagaaaaagatggcagagtggaggtaatctcctggattcctgctcccagagagggaggcataGATCTCGGTCTGTTACACATGagtggatcgctcccccacaagaacaatGCTGTGAATCAGTGGAGAATCAGaatgggacacaaaaagcaggaaacagaaaaggTGAATAGGAGATAAGATCacaaaaatctggagagtgcgagacAATCACTAGAAAGTAGAGCATGAGACGGCTGCACCCGCCTTGCCAGCGAGTGAGGTGAGATCAGTCCCACAGGAGAACGTCTTGCTTCCCCCActggcctccacacccactcagacagggatctgcctgaatTCTGTACAAAATCACCACAGGAGACGTGGGGCTCTCTGGAGAGGAGATATTAgtgggaagcatcttgaactccctgagctctgtgccaggactgcacgGGGTGGGGGAGGAACTGGTCTGGGCTACCGCTGGAGGCAGTTAGAAGACAGGTAGATTTCCTCTACCATGCAGCAGGTCCAGATCAATCCAGGTGAAAACTAGTTGGGGGCTCTTACCTGGAAACCACCCTGGCTGATAGGCCCACTCAGGATGGATCAGAAAGAGTGAGAGCTCCTGATGAACAGGCATGGGATTGTGGGAGGGTGACATAAAAGAGCCAAGGGGGCATTAGCCCCTCGACCCGGCACCTACCAATCCCTGAAAAATCACCCCCTAGTGCTGATGCTCTGCAGGCAGTTAGTCTCCATTttcggggtccacagcctagccactgcagTGTGATACAGTGTCAGGTGGCTCCCTTCTCCCAGCCTAGGGATTCTCACCATGAGCTCCACCCTTATAGGACCTACGGTCAACCGTCCTGTTTtgatgtgtgaactctgagtCCCCCGCCACTCGTGAGAGACTAGCACATGGATCCTGCAGGCACTGGGCTGCTGGGCAAACagtggcaccacctcctccctctacCCAGTATCTTTCTGCGGAAAGTGGTAGGCGTCACCTCTGGAGatagggagagacaagaaaaatcCACTTTCTCTCTGCAACCAGTGTGAATCTTTGCTGCAGATCAAAAGTCATTAGCCCAGTGACTTAACTCATTAGATCAGTTTTAGGCCAAATCAAAACCTTGGGGCCAAATTTGTACCTCCAGCTGGCTGCCAACAGTGGGATTAGTGACCAGGGAACAAAACCCTGGCAAGAGTCCAAAACTTTAACTCCCCAATCAAGGCTACCCAAATAACCcctcccaccaggagcagcccccaACCGTGGTAGAAGAACCCTGAAAAACACATaagtggctccccctagtgacaaaggaagcaacatatcTATGCTGTTATGTAGCCTAGGAACGGAGACTGTACAAGGTGTGTTACTttccaaaagaaagctgaaaggtgggaagcaaccattgatccagatgggaagggctcagcgaaagaactctggaagtatgaagaatcaaatggaaaacacaccaccccccccaaagaggaacaccagctctctagcaatggtcattaaccaaattcagaaaactaaaatgCCAGAAGAAGAAATTCGAACATGGATCATAAAacactcaatgatatgcaagaaaaaatggagaaccaacacaaagaaaccacacacacacacacacacacacacacacacacacacacacacaaaaaaaaaaaaaaaaaattccagggcttgaaagaaaaattcactaaagaaatcgaaatattaaataaaaatcaaactgaactcctggaaatgaagaatttattcagggaactgaATAAAACAtggtggaaagcctcaagaacagggtagatcaaacagaagaaagaatctcagagatcaaagaaaacaccttccaattaaataagtcagtcacagagatagagcaaagaaataagagaaaagaccagagtctgcaagaaatgtgggattatgtgaacaagcctaatgtgagagttatgggcattcctgagggtgaagaagataatacacAAGGGTTAGATAAGCTacttgaagatataattgaggaaaatttcccaggtcttgctaaaactctagatatacaggtacaagaagcccaacAGACCCATGGGAGATCCATTGCAAATAGCAAGATACCACGTCATGCAGTTCTcagaccaaaatatccactaaagaggcccttctttgagctctaaggagaaagaaacgagcaacata
Above is a genomic segment from Lemur catta isolate mLemCat1 chromosome 13, mLemCat1.pri, whole genome shotgun sequence containing:
- the LOC123649383 gene encoding olfactory receptor 2AJ1-like translates to MMGHKNQTSSSDFTLLGLFSSSQTSLVSFLFIFVIFVVAVAENTLMILLIRSDSRLHTSMYFLLSHLSTMDILHISNIVPKMLANYLLGSRTISFTGCGFQVFLSLTLLGGECLLLAAMSCDRYVAICHPLRYAILMDDSVSVVMAGGSWLVGTLNSIVHTAYVLHFPFCGSRTIDHFFCEVPAMLKLSCVDTSGYERGVYVSSIIFLLIPLSLISASYVQILLTVLQMKSSEARKKSFSTCSFHMIVVIMYYGPFIFTYMRPKTHHTPGQDKFLAIFYTILTPTLNPVIYSFRNKDVLGAMKNMIKSNILHKKMNRKNA